The proteins below come from a single Mus musculus strain C57BL/6J chromosome 5, GRCm38.p6 C57BL/6J genomic window:
- the Elfn1 gene encoding protein ELFN1 isoform X1, with product MAGHGWGTAWVLVAAATLLHAGGLAQGDCWLIEGDKGFVWLAICSQNQPPYEAIPQQINNTIVDLRLNENRIRSVQYASLSRFGNLTYLNLTKNEIGYIEDGAFSGQFNLQVLQLGYNRLRNLTEGMLRGLSKLEYLYLQANLIEVVMASAFWECPNIVNIDLSMNRIQQLGSGTFAGLTKLSVCEIYSNPFYCSCELLGFLRWLAAFTNATQTHDRVQCESPPVYAGYFLLGQGRHGHQRSILSKLQSVCTEGSYTAEVLGPPRPVPGRSQPGHSPPPPPPEPSDMPCADDECFSGDGTTPLVILTTLVPQTEARPSMKVKQLTQNSATIMVQLPSPFNRMYTLEQYNNSKSFTVSKLTQPQEEIRLTNLYTLTNYTYCVVSTSSGTHHNHTCLTICLPKPPSPPGPVPSPSTATHYIMTILGCLFGMVLVLGAVYYCLRKRRRQEEKHKKAVAAAAGSLKKTIIELKYGPEIEAPGLAPLTQGPLLGPEAVTRIPYLPAATSDVEQYKLVESSETPKATKGNYIEVRTGEPQERRGCELSRPGEPQSSVAEISTIAKEVDRVNQIINNCIDALKSESTSFQGAKSGAVSAAEPQLVLLSEPLASKHSFLSPVYKDAFGHGGLQRHHSVEAAPGPPRASTSSSGSARSPRTFRAEATGTHKAPATETKYIEKSSPVPETILTVTPAATVLRAEADKSRQYGEHRHSYPGSHPAEPPAPPPPPPTHEGLGGRKASILEPLTRPRPRDLVYSQLSPQYHNLSYSSSPEYTCRASPSIWERLRLSRRRHKDDAEFMAAGHALRKKVQFAKDEDLHDILDYWKGVSAQHKS from the coding sequence ATGGCTGGGCACGGGTGGGGTACAGCGTGGGTACTTGTGGCAGCCGCCACGTTACTGCACGCGGGTGGGCTGGCCCAAGGTGACTGCTGGCTGATTGAGGGTGACAAAGGCTTCGTGTGGTTGGCCATCTGCAGCCAGAACCAGCCACCCTATGAGGCCATCCCCCAACAGATCAACAACACCATCGTGGACCTGCGGCTTAACGAGAACCGTATCCGCAGCGTGCAGTACGCCTCCCTGAGCCGCTTCGGAAACCTCACATACCTCAACCTCACCAAGAACGAGATCGGCTACATCGAGGACGGGGCCTTCTCCGGCCAGTTCAACCTCCAGGTGCTGCAGCTGGGCTACAACCGGCTGCGCAACCTCACGGAGGGCATGCTGCGGGGCCTGAGCAAGCTCGAGTACCTGTACCTACAGGCCAACCTCATCGAGGTGGTGATGGCCAGCGCCTTCTGGGAGTGTCCCAACATCGTCAACATAGATCTCTCCATGAATCGCATCCAGCAGCTGGGCAGCGGCACCTTCGCAGGCCTGACCAAGCTCTCGGTGTGTGAGATCTACAGCAACCCTTTCTACTGCTCCTGTGAGCTGCTGGGTTTCCTGCGCTGGCTGGCTGCCTTCACCAACGCCACACAGACCCATGACCGGGTGCAGTGTGAGTCTCCTCCTGTCTACGCAGGCTACTTCCTCCTGGGCCAGGGCCGCCACGGCCACCAACGTAGCATCCTTAGCAAGCTTCAGTCTGTGTGCACAGAGGGCTCCTACACTGCTGAGGTGCTTGGCCCACCCCGTCCGGTGCCAGGCCGGTCACAGCCGGGACATTCGCCACCTCCGCCTCCACCAGAGCCTAGTGACATGCCCTGCGCTGATGACGAGTGCTTCTCCGGAGATGGCACCACGCCGCTGGTGATCCTGACTACGCTGGTCCCTCAGACAGAGGCCCGTCCCTCCATGAAGGTCAAGCAGCTGACCCAAAATTCGGCCACCATCATGGTGCAGCTGCCGAGCCCGTTCAACCGCATGTACACGCTGGAGCAGTACAATAACAGCAAATCGTTCACCGTGTCCAagctgacccagcctcaggaggagATCCGCCTCACCAATCTTTACACACTCACCAACTACACATACTGCGTGGTCTCTACCAGCTCCGGCACCCATCATAACCACACCTGCCTTACCATCTGCCTGCCCAAGCCGCCCAGCCCACCGGGCCCCGTGCCCAGCCCCTCCACAGCCACCCACTACATCATGACCATCCTGGGCTGCCTCTTTGGTATGGTACTGGTTCTGGGCGCTGTCTATTACTGCCTGCGCAAGCGGAGGCGACAAGAGGAGAAACACAAGAAGGCTGTGGCAGCGGCAGCTGGCAGCTTGAAAAAAACCATCATCGAGCTTAAGTATGGTCCTGAGATTGAGGCGCCTGGCCTGGCTCCCCTGACCCAGGGTCCGCTGCTTGGCCCTGAGGCTGTGACTCGAATACCCTACCTGCCAGCCGCCACCAGTGACGTGGAGCAGTATAAGCTGGTGGAGAGCAGCGAGACCCCCAAGGCCACCAAGGGGAACTACATTGAAGTGCGCACGGGGGAGCCGCAGGAGCGCAGAGGCTGTGAGCTGAGCCGGCCAGGTGAACCCCAGAGCTCAGTAGCGGAGATCTCCACCATTGCCAAGGAAGTGGACAGAGTCAACCAGATCATTAACAACTGCATCGACGCCCTCAAGTCCGAGTCCACCTCCTTCCAGGGCGCCAAATCAGGGGCCGTGTCTGCGGCTGAGCCGCAGCTGGTGCTGCTGTCCGAGCCTCTGGCCAGCAAGCACAGCTTCCTGTCCCCTGTATACAAAGATGCCTTTGGCCATGGTGGCCTGCAGCGGCACCACAGTGTGGAGGCTGCGCCCGGGCCCCCGAGGGCCAGCACTTCATCCAGCGGTTCTGCACGCAGCCCTCGCACCTTCCGGGCTGAGGCCACCGGCACACATAAGGCCCCAGCCACCGAGACCAAGTACATTGAAAAAAGCTCACCTGTGCCCGAGACCATCCTCACTGTGACACCCGCGGCCACTGTGCTGCGGGCGGAGGCCGACAAGAGTCGCCAGTACGGCGAGCATCGGCACTCATACCCCGGCTCTCACCCTGCCGAGCCACCTgcccctccaccacctccacccacTCACGAGGGCTTGGGTGGCCGCAAGGCATCCATCCTGGAGCCTCTGACCCGGCCACGACCCCGAGACCTCGTCTACTCGCAGCTGTCCCCACAGTACCACAACCTGAGCTATTCATCCAGCCCCGAGTACACCTGCAGGGCATCCCCAAGCATCTGGGAGCGTCTCAGACTGAGCCGACGGAGACACAAGGATGATGCGGAGTTCATGGCGGCTGGCCACGCCCTGCGCAAGAAGGTTCAGTTTGCCAAAGACGAGGACCTGCATGACATCCTAGACTACTGGAAAGGCGTGTCTGCCCAGCACAAGTCCTGA